The Impatiens glandulifera chromosome 8, dImpGla2.1, whole genome shotgun sequence genome includes a window with the following:
- the LOC124913301 gene encoding BTB/POZ domain-containing protein POB1-like, protein MSCRKLRNSLTCVDIDSWVSHKLVHNALFFKAGPPYKQRALSTIANFSVERRYNYHLAKMVEFKSPNPRCIVYLDLKWEECAYLLSKRQSYVKLFPLDVKGFFLFAKFICQVNFSSFGLFLGMQDKGCLYSSVSVEYEQEI, encoded by the coding sequence ATGTCGTGCCGAAAGCTGAGAAACAGTCTGACTTGTGTCGATATCGATTCTTGGGTTTCTCACAAGCTTGTCCACAATGCTCTCTTTTTCAAGGCCGGGCCTCCATACAAACAGCGCGCCCTTTCCACAATTGCTAACTTCTCCGTTGAGAGGAGATATAATTATCATTTGGCTAAGATGGTTGAGTTTAAATCACCTAACCCGCGATGCATTGTTTATCTTGACCTCAAATGGGAAGAGTGTGCTTATCTATTATCAAAGCGTCAGAGTTATGTTAAGCTTTTCCCTCTTGATGTTAAAGGCTTCTTCCTATTTGCAAAATTCATTTGTCAAGTGAACTTTTCCTCCTTTGGACTtttcttgggaatgcaagataAGGGTTGTTTGTATTCGTCTGTTTCGGTTGAGTACGAGCAAGAAATTTAG
- the LOC124913302 gene encoding COP1-interactive protein 1-like, with translation MLHFLYEENHLKKIKNNEQGDVSVLIKKIEETESNSRSKIKALMAHSNCLQLKKKKMTSNNIEASSLVNNPNIQSNSNTNTNTNTNESMILELDALRTENNRLHNTIFIMEKENRKIVSHQNNIIKKLSDENKEVKQLVEIRINETAEELRKNLEDQIRMMSRRIKVAEQLHIENKEVYMKTRDKYSKEKTDMIIIEDMMKELNKVGVKFEEYSDDIMKRVSIFSCWAVFAKEWARKKGMEDKEHEEEIMELREKVKEMEKVMNEKEEEISIIGEEKKETIRQLCVWIDYHRNNKRGYLKKIVSRNCRNFRILRRKSSSMM, from the coding sequence ATGCTGCATTTTCTTTATGAAGAGAAtcatctaaagaaaataaagaacaatgaGCAAGGAGATGTTTCAGTTCTTataaagaagattgaagagacaGAGAGCAATTCAAGATCCAAAATTAAAGCCTTAATGGCACATTCCAACTGCCTTCAActcaagaagaaaaaaatgactTCAAACAACATCGAAGCTTCAAGCCTAGTAAACAACCCAAACATCCAATCCAACTCGAACACCAACACCAATACAAACACCAACGAGAGTATGATACTAGAACTGGATGCATTAAGAACAGAGAATAATCGTCTACACAACACAATATTCATAATGGAGAAAGAGAATAGGAAAATTGTGAGTCATCAAAACAACATCATAAAAAAGTTAAGCGACGAGAACAAGGAAGTGAAACAACTAGTGGAGATAAGGATCAACGAGACAGCTGAAGAGTTACGTAAGAATTTAGAAGATCAAATCCGAATGATGAGTAGAAGAATAAAGGTGGCTGAACAACTTCATATCGAGAACAAGGAAGTCTACATGAAAACAAGAGACAAGTACTCAAAAGAGAAGACTGACATGATAATTATTGAGGACATGATGAAGGAACTCAACAAGGTGGGAGTTAAGTTCGAGGAATATAGTGATGATATTATGAAGAGGGTTTCGATATTTTCTTGTTGGGCTGTGTTTGCGAAGGAATGGGCTAGGAAGAAAGGAATGGAGGATAAGGAACATGAAGAAGAGATAATGGAATTAAGGGAGAAGGTGAAGGAAATGGAGAAGGTTATGAATgagaaggaagaagagattTCTATAATTGgggaggagaagaaggagacTATTAGACAGTTATGTGTTTGGATTGATTATCATCGAAATAATAAGAGGGGTTACTTGAAGAAAATTGTCTCAAGAAATTGTCGAAACTTCAGGATTTTGCGAAGGAAGAGCTCAAGTATGATGTAG